The Calditrichota bacterium genome includes the window TACAAAATCTCCATCCGGATCAGGCACATATTCCTGTAAATCATCATCGAAACGATAATTGCCTCGACCTTGGTTTACTTTAATATAAACCTTTTCCCGCAGGGCCGTTTGCTCTGTAGAAATTCGATATTGCAGATTGGCACTGATAGCTTTCTTCCAACGGGAATGGGAAATGCGCAGCTCAGCAAGATTGGTTTTACGGTCCTGCCAAACCGTATCCTGAACCGCAGCATCGGCATATAATAATTTTACGGAATCACTTTTAATTTCTTCAAATCGCGCACTATAGTTTTTTTTGCGTTGAACAATTTCCAGGCTGGCGGTTGTTTCTTTTACATTTTTCAGCTCCAGCTTTATACGGTTTGTATTTGTTGTAGATTGGTTTACAAGGCTGCCATCATTTTCAGTATCGTAAACTTTGTAATTTCTCTGGTTAACCTGGGCAAAACCGTTAAAATATTCCCAATTAATCAATCCAAGACTGGCACCAAAATCATCAAAAAGAAAACCGCTCAAAACAGAAAGCCGGTCACTACGCCGTTTTTCAAATTGATATAAAAACTGTGGCTGGAATTTCCACACATCTTTCAAAACCATACCATTAACACGCTGCCAACGATTGTTCAAATTAAGCTCAGACAATTCACTTGCGACAGACTCATATCGCCAATTTGTTTTAAACCAGTTTTTGCGGTCAAAATTTAACGATGATGAATACCTGTCAGATTTCAGTTTGTCTTTCTCCAGGTTCCCTAAACTAAAACCAAGCCCCAAGCCTGGAAACGGTCTGTAGGCCGTACTAAACTGGATACTCTTTTCTTCATTATTTGTTGAGGTTTCCTGCAATACATTCCAGTATCGTTGAAAATCCGGATTATTAAAACGGTCTACCGATTGGAAATTTCTGTCAATAATTCGGGTGTTGAAAACAAAATCCATCTCACCAATATTCAAATCAAACAGATCGGGTTTAAGCATTTTTGCTTTGGCAGCTATCGAAATTGCATTGCCCGTATTATCCCCATTTTGCAGTTTGGAAAAAGAATTTCTATCCAAATCGCTTATCGCATATTCTGACGAAATAGAAATATTTTGGACAGGTTTCCATTCCAAAGTAAAATCGGCTAACTGATGTGTTTGAGGTAAAGGAATTAATTTGATAGGCATATAATCACCTTTCTTAACTCCGGCACTATTTTCCCCAACCCAGCTGTACTGCCCTAACCGGTCCCTCACATAATCACCTAAACCACTTCCAACATAGGTAAAGGTTACATTATAATCTCCAAACGAAGCACCCTTGTACTCAAAAATTGAAAACGTTACCGCATTTGCAATGGTATCCTTTTTTGAATAATGGCCATTACCATCACCAACAAATACATCTCCCGCAACTGAAGCTTTTTGAAAATCATCACCTGCCAATTTAAGGATGTTTTTTTCATCTTTGGTCAGGTCGTCTTCTTCACCAACAGCCTGATCAATATTATCCTTTTCCTGGTAATAGCTAACCTTGTAATTCAATTTATTCTCAAACAATTTTCCGCCAAATATACCGCTTAACGCACTTCTGCTATATTTCTGGATTGCAGGAAAATATTCAAAATCTATTTCTATCCGCGATTCGCTTGTTACCAGCCGGTTATTCGTAAAAGTGATTTGACCATTTGCATATTCAATAATATAATCATTGCTTTCGCCCCTTAGCATTTGCTGGCCGTTTATCCAAATACGTTCTGTTCCTGCAAGGACAATTATTTCCCTCTCTCCGTCTTTTCCTGTTAATTGATACGGGCCCTGGTTTCCTTCCTGGCCGATAAAAGTTACCCGGTTAAAAAAACCTCGTGTTGTTGCAACCGTTGCGCCAGCAAATTGATTTTTGTATTTGCCAAGCAGGCTTATACCCTGCAATTTACGGGAGAGATTACCAAACTGGGTATTATTGTATTTCAAATTCAGATCGCCAACCGTGCCATCAACATAAGGGGATTTAAACTGGATAAAAACCTGGTCTACTTCATCAAGAGTTTGAGTATTTCCTTCGGGTTGTATTGGTGTCGATTCGTCAGTTAACGCCGCAATAATTTCAATATCATCCGAAAGCTGACCGCTCAACTCAAGGTTTAAACCGGAGTTTAAAGTCAAATCTCGGTTTGTACCAATATTTACTCCGCGCATAATACTACCACTTTTTCTCAACCCACTCCCAAAATCGTCAAAAGGATTTTCAAAAGTTGACGGTAAAATACGGACTTGTCTTTTTTTTCGTTTGGTTGAGTCATCCTCTTGTATCTGCAAAGTGTCTTTTTTAAAAAGCGAATAACTCTCTTTAAGGTTAAAAGGCAATCTTCTATAACTAATCAATAACGTATCTCCAAATTTGGGTTCCGGATAAAAGCGGATTGTTTTGGGAGATGAAAATTTATAATCACTGATTTCACTTAAAGAAAGCTTATTCTTTTTTATTCTCAGTGATTGTTTTATAAAAAGATGGCGTGAAGGAAATTGGTATTCAAATTTATCTGATTTAACAATTATTAAGGAATCAATTTGCCAACGGCTTTTAATTGTTTCCTGAGCTGGCAATGTTTGGCAAATAATAAACAGAAAAATATAGAAGAATGGGAGATTATATTTTTGCTTAAAAGTCAATGTGTTTCCAAAAATAAGTTTTCAGTTTCCCGGAAGATAGTTCGGGCATATAACAGAAATTTTACCAAATCAGTTTTCTTTATCAGATGGAGATTTTTCGTTTTCGATTCTACCAATTATGATTTCATTTTTATCTAATACATACAGAAAATTTTTATTATCCCTTGAAACCGAAGCAACATCCTGCGGTGCTTTAAATCCTGCTGGGAAACTAATTTGTGAAATTGAACTTAAATCATTTCTAATAAAGAAAACCTTACCAGCAACCGGATCAGCAACATAGATATTATTGCGGTTGTCAATTTCAATCCCAGCCGGCTCCTTGAATTCATCAAATTCTATTTTTTGAATAAAGTTTCCAAAAAGATCGAAAATAAGTATTGCGGCGCCACCGCTATCGCTAACTAAAAGTTTGTCAGCTCCCCAAAGATCGATTTGCCATGGCCTGTCCAGCTCACCTTCTCCCGAATCAAATTTCCCAAAGGAGTGCTCTGCTGTTCCATCACGTTTAAATTTAATTATCTTAAAATCATCATGATCAAGAACAAACAAATCATTTTGAGAGCTTACCGCACAACTTGCAACTTCAAAAAACTGAAAATCACTGTCCTCACCTTCATTACTCGCCATACTGTTTATAAAATTCATATTTCTGTCGTAGCGCTGTAAACGGCGATTGTTGTAATCTGACACATAAATATTTATAACGGAATTAACCCAAATATCTTGAGGAGCATCGAATTGATCATCTTTAAAACCAAATCCACCTATACTTTTCAAATGCTGTCCGGATAGGTCAAAAAGTTGAATACGGTTATTGCCGGTATCCACAACATAAACAATGTTTTCTTTGGAAATACTAATTGCAAGTGGGTTGTTAAAAAGACCACCATCCATGCCGGCTCCACCAAAACGACCAAGCTCGTTAAATGTTTGTGAAAAAGAAACTGAAAAAATGAGAGAGAAAACAAAAAATTTTAACTTCACAATTACCCTTTCATAAAAAGTTTAAAAATGTAGTGGAAGTCAATGAGATATTCAAGGGAAGAAAATGGATGCCTCTTGGGGTCTTAATAAAAAAAAAGGCCATAACTATTGTAGCTACGGCCTAAACTTTTGAGTGGGGGAGTCAAAAGTTGTCTAGTTTTTTGTGTAGACGCTAACTTGTTTTTTTGAGCGACCTTTTCGTTCAAACTGAACAACACCGTCGATCATTGCAAAAAGTGTATCATCGCCACCTTTACCAACATTTTCTCCCGGATGGATTCTTGTTCCACGTTGACGTACAATAATTGAACCTGCTGTAACATTTTGACCGCCATAAGCTTTTACACCAAGCATTTTAGGATTACTGTCGCGGCCGTTTCGTGAACTACCAACACCTTTCTTATGGGCCATTTATGCCTCCTTTTTATCTGCTTTTGGCTTAGCGGGAGCCTTAGGTTTTGCTGCCGCTTTTGGTTTTGTTGTTGTTTTAGGTTTTACAGTTGTTTTAGCTTTAGGAGCAGCTGTTTCCTTTTTAGCTGTAGTAGCTTTTGCCTTTGGGGCAACTTTAGGTTTTGGTTCTACTTTTGCTTTAGCCTCCGCCTTTGGTTTTGCTTCTGCTTTCGGTTTTGCTGCAACTTTTGGTTTAGAAACTGAACCAGCACCAATTTTGTCTACTAAAATAAGAGAAAAGTCTTGGCGGTGACCATTTTTAACACGGTACCCTTTACGACGTTTCTTTTTAAATACTACAATTTTCTTTTCGCGGCCATGCTCTAAAACAGTAGCAGATACTTTAACTTTATCTACTTTTGGCGCGCCAATTGTCAATTTTCCATTTGCATCATTAAATGCCAAAACATTGTCAAACTCGACTTTTTTGCCACTCTCAGTTTGCAGCAACGGAACGCGTAACCGGGTTTTTTCTTCAACACGGAATTGTTTTCCGGCTATTTCAACTATCGCATACATTCTGTATTGCTCCTGAATAAAAATTTATGTTTATAAAAAACGAGCATTTAATTTAAAGCTATGATAACAACTTATCAAGTAAATTTTCTGAATATTTTCGATTTATCTTACCTTTATGCTGCCGTTTTTTCATCCAGCTTGATTTGTCTTTTATTTTTAGCATCAAAAACCTCAAACTCACCTATTTCAAGCTTTTGATCTTTTACAACTGCAATCTTCATCCAGTATTTCCACATAAGTCTCAATCGCTTATTATAATGCCCTTTATTCAAATATGTATAAACATCCGGAGTGACCCGAAGTGAAATTCTGCGGTCACCTTTTGTAGAGCGATATCGTTGAATCCAACGTTCCATTCTGGATACAGTTGTGGCAATTGTTGGCACTAAGCCTGATCCTACACATTTTTTGCATGGCTCGTACATAGAAAGAATAACTTCCGGACGTACGCGTTGTCTGGTCATTTCGATTAAACCAAACCGGCTCATAGGCTCTATTTTTGTTATGGCCCTGTCTTTTGCAAACTCTTTACGCAGCTCAAGAAATATTTTTTTCTTGTTTTCAGCTTCCAATACATCAATAAAGTCGATAATTATAAGTCCACCAAAATCACGAAGGCGTGCTTGTCTTGCAATTTCTCTTGCTGCCTCCAGGTTGATTTTAAGGGAATTACTTTCATGATCTTTTTTGCCAATAAACTTTCCACTATTAACATCAATGGATATTAATGCCTCAGTTGGCTCGATAATTACATATCCACCATTCTTAATCCAAACTTTTGAATCCATCATTTTGTCAATTTCCGGCTCAACTGCAAAATGATCAAAAATAGGCTCTTTTTCTTTATAGTAGCCAACCTTATGAACCAGGTGAGGCGCTACATATTTTACATAGGATGAAATTTCCTTAAGCATTTTACGAGAGTCTACCGTAACCTGTGTTACATCAGATGTAAACAAATCCCTTATAATGCTCGATGCCATTGACATATCTTTGTAAATTAAAGATGGCGATTCCTGTGTTTGAATGGACTGCTCCATTTTACGCCAGGTTGTAAGCAAATCGTTCATATCTTTTTTTAATTCTTTGTCTGATTTGCCTTCAGCGACTGTTCGTATAATCAACCCAAAATTATTTGGGATAATACTACGTGCAATATCCTTTAATCTTTTCCGTTCTTTCTGATTATAAATTTTACGAGAAATCCCAACATGTTTATGGTTAGGGATCAAGACAACAAAGCGCCCAGGCACAGTTATCTCGCTGGTAACACGGCATCCTTTTGTACTAATAGGTTCCTTAACAATCTGTACAAGAATGTCATGCCCTTTTTTTAAATCTCTTTCAACGCTAAAATCATATCTGCGTCTTCGTTTTTGATTTTGCTCTTTGTCATCATTTTTCTTAAAAAAGTCGCGATACCCGGAATCTACATCTGAAAAATGTAAAAATGCATTCTGCTGGTGACCAATATCAATAAAGGCTGCCTGCATACCCGGAAGTACACGGCTAACTTTGCCCTTATAAATATCGCCAACCATTCGTTCGTGTTCCGGCGCTTCTACAAACAATTCAACAACTTTGCTCTCTTCACGCAAAACAATACGTGTTTCTTCATTTGTAGAGTTTATTATAATATCTTTGCTCATCTGCAAATGTCCTTTATATTTAATATATATAATTAAAAAAGGACAAAATGAACCTATTTATGGGGAAATTGCAGTGTGTGTCTTTTTAGACGGGGAGTTTCGGCTTTTTGAAATTATGTTTGTTTTTTACTTTTATTAATACTACAAGTGTCATAGTACTTATAGTCTTGTCTTTTAATAAAAGCTGTTCTGATTTTATTATTAGCCGTTTTCTAAACTGTTGTTTATTTGCCGGTAAGAACCGGTACAAATTTTAAATTGTATTAATCATGTTTAATTATCGGAGAAATCAATTCTCACTGATTGATACTGCAATAATAAACGTGATATGGGGATGTATAAAATACTATCCAAACAAATAATTTTTTCCTGCTTTCCCACAGAATCTTAGCTCACTAAGTCTTTGTCCTTTTCAAAAATGTGTTTTGTGTTAAAATCCTCCTTTTTTTTCTTCAAATCGTACTATAGCTAATATTCTTTATTTATAACTTATTTTAAATCTTAGAAAGCGCGTAACTTACTTAAGAAGTAAAGATTAAGCAAACTTCTCTAAGTCAGAAAACTATCCTGTGAAAAAGAAGCAATTTGATTATTGTTTTTTGAAAAATAAAAGACTATATTGTCTTTTATAGATTAAGACTAATCAGTCTTAATTAAAATCCACAAACAAAAACTTTTACAATTACTAGTTATTAACCAACATGAGGTGAAGTATGTTATCAAAGAAACAAGCTAAAGTTTTTTTTCTCGGTGGCACATTCTTTTTCCTAATTATCTTTTTTGGATTAACTGTTGATACGCTTGTTTATGGCGTTCCAGAATACACCAATGCTGATAAGATTACCGAAGAAGTAAAACTTGGCAGAGAGCTATGGGACTCGAACAATTGTATGGGATGCCACACAATTATGGGTGAAGGCGCTTATTATGCACCAGAACTAACCAAAGTGTATGAACGCCGCGGACCGGAATATATTAAGGCTACTTTTAATTTTCCCGGAGGGTGGCAGCCCCATGGAAGAAGAATGGTTGAATACAAATTTACAGAAGAGGAAAAAGAGGCTCTCGTTGCCTTTTTTGAGTGGGTCAACCACACTGATCTTAATGGTTTTCCACCAAAACCAAAATACAAGAACTAAAACTTAAAAAAGGTAAAATTATGAAATTCAAATCACAAAAAGTTGCCTATTATTTTTTCGCATTAAGTATGTTACTTTTTATTTTGCAGATTGTATATGGATTTATTATGGGTTTTGCCCATATGGGTTTTGATGTTTTGCATGACTTTGTCCCATTTAATGCGGCCACTGCAACCCATAAAAACCTCTTAGTTGTTTGGCTCCTTTCCGGTTTTATGGGAGCTGCATATTTTATTATTCCAGATGAATCAGACACAGAACTTTTTTCAGTTCCGCTTGCATTAGTACAATTCTACAGTTTTGCCTTTGTTGGTGTTGTTGCTGTTGTTGGATTTCACATCGGCTGGTTCGAAGGAAGGAAATTCTTAGAAATTCCGCGTCCCTTGGATTACCTTGTGGCATTGAACGCAATCGTCTTCTTGATCAACATAGTCCTAACCATTTTTAAAGGAAAAAAACACAGCACTACATCCTGGGTTTTAACAGCCGGACTAATATTTGTTGCCCTTCTGTATCTCCCCGGAATGGTGTGGTTCGACAACCATACTGTTGATTCGTTTTTCCGCTGGTGGGTTGTTCACCTTTGGGTAGAAGGTGTTTGGGAATTAGTAATGGGCGGTATTTTAGCTTATCTGCTAATTAAACTTACAGGCGTTGACCGTGAAGTTATTGAAAAATGGCTTTACGTTATTATTGGCCTGACTTTCCTTTCCGGAATTTTAGGAACCGGCCACCATTACTATTTTATTGGTGTACCAAAATATTGGTTAATTATTGGTGGTATTTTCTCAGCTTTAGAACCATTGGCCTTTTTAGCAATGACATTATTTGCCATACGCATGTACAACAAAGGAAACAAAAAACATCCTAACAAATTGGCAATTTACTGGACTTTAAGTACAGCTATCGTAGCATTTATCGGAGCGGGTTTATTAGGATTAGCCCACACTTTGCCTGCAGTTAATCTTTATACACATGGAACATTAGTTACTGCAATGCATGGCCACCTTGCTTTCTGGGGTGCATATGCTTCAATCGTTTTAGCAATTATCAGTTATGCCATGCCACTAATGACAGGCAGAAAAATATTTAATAACAACACCGGTCATCTGGCATTTTGGCTATCAAACATTGGTATGGTTGCTATGACATCCGCATTTGCGGCAGCCGGAGTTGCACAGGTTTATTTGGAACGAATTATTGGTTTGGATTTCATGCTTTCACAGATTGAAATACAACCTCACTTTTTTGTATTAATTTTAGCCGCTTCTTTATTTACGACAGGCGTTATTTTATACATTGTCAATTTTATCAAATTTGGTATGCCAAACGATGAAGCCTTGACAGAAGGTGAAGAATTTAAAGCACTCCAGACAAACTAATCTTAAAGAATAATGGAATAAAAAAGTTTCTTCCGGGTTTAACAGGAAGAAACTTTTTTTATTTACAGTAAAGAGAATTTTAATGACTTTAGAAAAAGAACCATTTTATAAAACCGTTGGTAAAGAAAGCGAAGTTTTCGAACATGCCTACAATAACAGGCTTCCTCTTTTATTAAAAGGCCCTACAGGAACCG containing:
- a CDS encoding Rne/Rng family ribonuclease, translated to MSKDIIINSTNEETRIVLREESKVVELFVEAPEHERMVGDIYKGKVSRVLPGMQAAFIDIGHQQNAFLHFSDVDSGYRDFFKKNDDKEQNQKRRRRYDFSVERDLKKGHDILVQIVKEPISTKGCRVTSEITVPGRFVVLIPNHKHVGISRKIYNQKERKRLKDIARSIIPNNFGLIIRTVAEGKSDKELKKDMNDLLTTWRKMEQSIQTQESPSLIYKDMSMASSIIRDLFTSDVTQVTVDSRKMLKEISSYVKYVAPHLVHKVGYYKEKEPIFDHFAVEPEIDKMMDSKVWIKNGGYVIIEPTEALISIDVNSGKFIGKKDHESNSLKINLEAAREIARQARLRDFGGLIIIDFIDVLEAENKKKIFLELRKEFAKDRAITKIEPMSRFGLIEMTRQRVRPEVILSMYEPCKKCVGSGLVPTIATTVSRMERWIQRYRSTKGDRRISLRVTPDVYTYLNKGHYNKRLRLMWKYWMKIAVVKDQKLEIGEFEVFDAKNKRQIKLDEKTAA
- a CDS encoding cytochrome c, whose amino-acid sequence is MLSKKQAKVFFLGGTFFFLIIFFGLTVDTLVYGVPEYTNADKITEEVKLGRELWDSNNCMGCHTIMGEGAYYAPELTKVYERRGPEYIKATFNFPGGWQPHGRRMVEYKFTEEEKEALVAFFEWVNHTDLNGFPPKPKYKN
- a CDS encoding nitric-oxide reductase large subunit, giving the protein MKFKSQKVAYYFFALSMLLFILQIVYGFIMGFAHMGFDVLHDFVPFNAATATHKNLLVVWLLSGFMGAAYFIIPDESDTELFSVPLALVQFYSFAFVGVVAVVGFHIGWFEGRKFLEIPRPLDYLVALNAIVFLINIVLTIFKGKKHSTTSWVLTAGLIFVALLYLPGMVWFDNHTVDSFFRWWVVHLWVEGVWELVMGGILAYLLIKLTGVDREVIEKWLYVIIGLTFLSGILGTGHHYYFIGVPKYWLIIGGIFSALEPLAFLAMTLFAIRMYNKGNKKHPNKLAIYWTLSTAIVAFIGAGLLGLAHTLPAVNLYTHGTLVTAMHGHLAFWGAYASIVLAIISYAMPLMTGRKIFNNNTGHLAFWLSNIGMVAMTSAFAAAGVAQVYLERIIGLDFMLSQIEIQPHFFVLILAASLFTTGVILYIVNFIKFGMPNDEALTEGEEFKALQTN
- the rplU gene encoding 50S ribosomal protein L21; protein product: MYAIVEIAGKQFRVEEKTRLRVPLLQTESGKKVEFDNVLAFNDANGKLTIGAPKVDKVKVSATVLEHGREKKIVVFKKKRRKGYRVKNGHRQDFSLILVDKIGAGSVSKPKVAAKPKAEAKPKAEAKAKVEPKPKVAPKAKATTAKKETAAPKAKTTVKPKTTTKPKAAAKPKAPAKPKADKKEA
- the rpmA gene encoding 50S ribosomal protein L27; translated protein: MAHKKGVGSSRNGRDSNPKMLGVKAYGGQNVTAGSIIVRQRGTRIHPGENVGKGGDDTLFAMIDGVVQFERKGRSKKQVSVYTKN